The following coding sequences are from one Prosthecobacter vanneervenii window:
- a CDS encoding DNA-3-methyladenine glycosylase produces MPYLGTSFFQRDVLTVSRDLIGVELVWRGCAGTIVETEAYTVEGDPACHTATRPSAREFVKTHPPGAAYVYFNYGMYWLFNLLVKGGSRDGLILIRALAPTRGIPQMQQRRHREKLHELCSGPGKLAQALAIDGTHHGLPMTGKGRPSGCGLVQPATSTHEIVTDIRVGISQAVDYPWRFLSSHSPHVSVKHGKVKLPVTNAQK; encoded by the coding sequence ATGCCCTATCTCGGCACATCCTTCTTCCAGCGCGACGTCCTCACCGTCTCACGCGACCTCATCGGCGTCGAGCTCGTCTGGCGCGGCTGTGCTGGCACCATCGTCGAAACCGAGGCCTACACCGTGGAGGGAGATCCCGCCTGCCACACCGCCACCCGTCCCAGCGCACGCGAGTTCGTCAAAACCCATCCGCCCGGCGCCGCCTACGTTTATTTCAACTACGGCATGTACTGGCTCTTCAACCTCCTCGTCAAAGGCGGTTCCCGGGACGGCCTCATCCTCATCCGTGCTCTCGCTCCCACCCGTGGCATCCCCCAAATGCAGCAGCGCCGCCACCGCGAAAAACTGCACGAGCTCTGCTCCGGCCCCGGCAAGCTCGCCCAGGCCCTCGCCATCGACGGAACCCATCACGGCCTGCCCATGACCGGCAAAGGCCGCCCCTCAGGCTGCGGTCTCGTGCAGCCAGCCACCTCCACCCACGAAATCGTGACCGACATCCGCGTCGGCATCAGCCAGGCAGTGGATTACCCCTGGCGCTTCCTCTCATCCCACAGCCCCCACGTCAGCGTGAAACACGGCAAGGTAAAGCTGCCTGTCACGAATGCCCAAAAATAA
- a CDS encoding putative signal transducing protein has product MRDLITSLDSTRLGFFKSILDEAGIACFIRNETTAQLTNIFIGPLQPTLCLVDDDDFAEASALLLPHQAPEEAIFSTDDDWSCPACKESNPVSFEVCWKCQTAKPE; this is encoded by the coding sequence ATGCGCGACCTCATCACCAGTCTGGACTCCACGCGGCTCGGCTTCTTCAAGTCGATCCTGGATGAGGCGGGCATCGCCTGCTTCATCCGCAACGAGACGACGGCGCAGCTGACGAACATCTTCATCGGCCCGCTGCAGCCGACGCTGTGCCTGGTGGACGATGATGACTTTGCCGAGGCCAGCGCACTGCTGCTGCCGCATCAGGCACCGGAGGAGGCCATTTTCAGCACGGACGACGACTGGAGCTGCCCGGCGTGCAAAGAATCGAATCCTGTCTCGTTTGAGGTGTGTTGGAAATGCCAGACGGCCAAACCTGAATGA
- a CDS encoding VanW family protein, giving the protein MNAAAAHPPLHAHPEPTRWSALLFLAKAKAHQLRRGIKNQHDGIRTHAKTHALAGLPVVAQWQSDLRRGEYTSAREKELQEGKVQNLRVASSMLNGVEVPAGEVWSFWMHLGRITRRKGYAEGRELREGCLIPQIGGGLCQLSGAIYNASLEAGLEIVERHAHTNSSVGSLARIGRDATVFWNYVDLRVRARLPWRMEVAVTDTQLRVRIRCSEKLPPGPIAPATPSPATPLNSCATCGVGSCFRSK; this is encoded by the coding sequence ATGAATGCCGCAGCCGCCCATCCGCCTCTGCATGCCCATCCTGAGCCCACGCGCTGGTCCGCGCTGCTCTTCCTGGCCAAGGCAAAAGCACACCAGCTAAGGCGTGGCATCAAAAATCAACACGACGGCATACGAACGCACGCAAAGACCCACGCGCTGGCGGGGCTGCCCGTCGTAGCGCAGTGGCAGTCGGATCTCCGGCGCGGAGAGTACACTTCCGCTCGCGAAAAAGAACTTCAGGAGGGCAAAGTCCAAAACCTGCGCGTGGCCTCGTCCATGCTCAACGGTGTTGAGGTCCCAGCAGGTGAGGTGTGGAGCTTCTGGATGCATCTCGGCCGTATCACCCGCCGCAAAGGCTACGCTGAAGGTCGCGAACTTCGCGAAGGCTGCCTCATCCCGCAGATTGGTGGCGGCCTCTGTCAGCTCTCCGGTGCCATTTACAATGCCTCACTCGAGGCCGGGCTGGAGATCGTCGAACGCCACGCCCACACCAATTCCTCCGTCGGCTCCCTCGCTCGCATCGGACGGGATGCCACGGTCTTCTGGAACTACGTCGACCTCCGTGTGCGTGCTCGCCTGCCCTGGCGTATGGAGGTCGCGGTGACAGACACTCAGCTTCGGGTGCGCATTCGTTGCTCCGAAAAGCTGCCCCCTGGCCCCATCGCGCCAGCCACCCCTTCCCCTGCCACGCCCCTGAACTCATGCGCCACCTGCGGCGTCGGCTCCTGCTTCCGCAGCAAGTGA
- a CDS encoding cupin domain-containing protein, which yields MSEPRFAVAQLDEITPTPCPCGQARRAFKEDWNTLATVHLTDIHADSKAHYHKKMTEIYIVLEGEGHLEVDGQIVPLKPMTTVMIRPGCVHRAVGKLKIINVPMPPFDPADEFEV from the coding sequence ATGTCCGAACCCCGTTTTGCCGTTGCCCAGCTGGATGAAATCACGCCGACGCCTTGTCCATGCGGGCAGGCGCGGAGGGCGTTCAAGGAAGACTGGAACACGCTGGCGACGGTGCACCTGACGGACATCCACGCGGACTCGAAGGCGCACTACCACAAGAAGATGACGGAGATCTACATCGTGCTGGAGGGCGAGGGGCATCTGGAGGTGGACGGGCAGATCGTGCCGCTGAAGCCGATGACGACAGTCATGATCCGGCCAGGGTGTGTGCACCGTGCGGTGGGCAAATTGAAAATCATCAATGTGCCGATGCCGCCGTTTGATCCGGCGGATGAGTTTGAAGTGTGA
- the gluQRS gene encoding tRNA glutamyl-Q(34) synthetase GluQRS, which yields MSEATRFAPSPTGWLHLGHAYAALFAYEQAAGGRFLIRLEDIDGTRARPEYEGAIFEDLAWLGLEWEQPVRRQSEHFDDYRAALKKLEAMGVMYPCFCTRREIQEEIARAGNAPQGPDGPLYPGTCRGRSAEEREQRMAAGEQYALRLDVAKAGGLVNGELLWTDRTRGCFVAKPAVFGDVVLARKDTPASYHLAVVVDDALQGITLVTRGEDLLEATHLHRLLQALLGLPVPEWRHHGLITDENGKRLAKRDDARSLRSLREAGWTAERVKEEIRRKMAP from the coding sequence ATGTCTGAAGCCACACGATTCGCCCCAAGCCCTACCGGATGGCTGCATCTGGGGCATGCGTATGCGGCTTTGTTTGCCTATGAGCAGGCGGCTGGGGGGCGGTTTTTGATCCGGCTGGAGGACATTGATGGGACGCGGGCGCGGCCGGAGTATGAGGGGGCGATTTTTGAGGACCTGGCCTGGCTGGGGCTGGAGTGGGAGCAGCCGGTGAGGCGGCAGTCGGAGCACTTTGATGATTATCGTGCCGCTTTGAAGAAGCTGGAGGCAATGGGGGTGATGTATCCGTGCTTTTGCACGAGGCGGGAGATTCAGGAGGAGATCGCGCGGGCAGGGAATGCGCCGCAGGGGCCGGACGGGCCGCTGTACCCGGGGACGTGCCGCGGACGCAGCGCGGAAGAACGTGAGCAGCGGATGGCGGCAGGGGAGCAGTATGCGCTGCGGCTGGATGTGGCCAAGGCTGGGGGGCTTGTGAACGGAGAGCTGCTCTGGACGGATCGCACCCGAGGGTGCTTTGTGGCGAAGCCAGCCGTGTTTGGGGATGTGGTACTGGCACGGAAGGACACGCCGGCGAGCTATCACCTGGCGGTGGTGGTGGATGATGCGCTGCAGGGGATCACGCTGGTGACGCGAGGGGAGGACCTGCTGGAGGCGACACATCTGCACCGGCTGCTGCAGGCGCTGCTGGGGCTGCCGGTGCCTGAGTGGCGGCACCATGGGCTGATCACGGATGAGAACGGGAAGCGCTTGGCGAAGCGCGATGATGCGAGATCGCTACGGAGCCTGCGTGAGGCGGGGTGGACTGCGGAGAGAGTGAAAGAGGAGATCCGGCGCAAGATGGCACCGTGA
- a CDS encoding redoxin family protein, producing MMKKRALTTLLAALFPVLASAETPKAKKTAMPEGFHELKIGDAAPDFDLVGIDEEKHTLKEYADAELLMVAFLSNHCPTSQAVEGRIKKLIKDFKGKGLKVVAINPNDPAALRPDELGYSKYNDSFPEMKLHAKEQNFTFPYLYDGDTQKTALAYGCMATPHVFLFDQERKLRYQGRLDDSRYADESTVTAPDARNAIEALVAGKPVPVEVTKPHGCSTKWIDKRKQLAADNEKWEKGEVEVELIDAKGIEALRKNDTKKVRMFNVWATWCGPCVAEFPQLVATARKFGLRDFEFISISMDDPKEMGEVKAFLEKHNAIVPDKLKASLKAEGRKGNAYVFSEASQDALIKALDPEWPGPIPHTLVVAPGGEVIYRHNGPIDGDELREKILEHMGRFYVPEK from the coding sequence ATGATGAAAAAGCGCGCTCTCACCACATTGCTGGCAGCCCTGTTTCCGGTGCTGGCCAGTGCTGAAACACCGAAGGCCAAGAAGACGGCGATGCCGGAGGGGTTTCATGAGCTGAAGATCGGAGATGCGGCGCCGGATTTTGACCTGGTGGGCATTGATGAAGAGAAGCACACGCTGAAGGAGTATGCGGACGCGGAGCTGCTCATGGTGGCGTTTCTGAGCAACCACTGTCCGACTTCGCAGGCCGTGGAGGGACGGATCAAAAAGCTGATCAAGGATTTCAAGGGCAAGGGGCTGAAGGTGGTGGCGATCAATCCGAATGATCCTGCGGCCCTACGGCCAGATGAGCTGGGCTACTCGAAATACAACGACAGCTTTCCCGAGATGAAGCTGCACGCGAAGGAGCAGAATTTCACCTTCCCCTATCTCTACGACGGGGACACGCAGAAGACGGCGCTGGCGTACGGATGCATGGCCACGCCGCATGTGTTCCTCTTCGACCAGGAGCGGAAGCTGCGGTACCAGGGGCGGCTGGACGATTCGCGCTATGCTGATGAAAGCACGGTGACCGCGCCGGATGCGCGCAATGCGATCGAGGCGCTGGTGGCGGGCAAGCCGGTGCCGGTGGAGGTGACGAAGCCGCACGGGTGCTCGACGAAGTGGATCGACAAACGGAAGCAGCTCGCGGCTGACAACGAAAAGTGGGAGAAGGGCGAGGTGGAGGTGGAGCTGATCGACGCCAAAGGGATCGAGGCGCTGCGGAAGAACGACACGAAGAAGGTGCGGATGTTCAACGTGTGGGCGACGTGGTGCGGGCCGTGTGTGGCGGAGTTTCCGCAACTGGTGGCCACCGCAAGGAAGTTTGGCCTGCGCGACTTTGAATTTATCAGCATCAGCATGGATGACCCCAAGGAGATGGGCGAGGTGAAGGCGTTTCTGGAAAAGCATAATGCCATCGTGCCGGACAAGCTGAAGGCATCGCTCAAGGCCGAGGGACGCAAAGGGAATGCCTATGTTTTCAGCGAGGCAAGCCAGGATGCGCTGATCAAGGCGCTGGACCCTGAATGGCCGGGGCCGATTCCGCACACGCTGGTGGTGGCTCCGGGAGGAGAGGTGATCTACCGCCATAACGGCCCCATCGACGGAGACGAACTGAGGGAGAAAATCCTGGAGCACATGGGCCGGTTTTACGTGCCCGAGAAGTAG
- a CDS encoding GIY-YIG nuclease family protein, whose product MFYVYLLRSESHPSQIYTGFTEDLRQRLKEHNSGKSPHTRQYKPWILETYLAFSDRNQAQDFERYLKTGSGIAFANKRLRHFAAPGGKKRPPFRPPQL is encoded by the coding sequence ATGTTCTACGTGTATCTCCTGCGCAGTGAATCTCATCCCTCGCAGATTTACACAGGCTTCACCGAAGATCTCCGCCAGCGCCTTAAAGAACACAATTCCGGCAAATCCCCCCATACCAGGCAATACAAGCCCTGGATTCTCGAAACCTATCTGGCCTTCTCTGATCGAAACCAAGCCCAAGACTTCGAACGCTACCTCAAGACCGGCTCAGGAATCGCATTTGCCAACAAACGACTTCGCCATTTTGCCGCCCCCGGTGGTAAAAAACGCCCTCCGTTTCGTCCTCCGCAGCTTTAG
- a CDS encoding Nif3-like dinuclear metal center hexameric protein yields the protein MNLPDLVSHLDTELRIAEIPDYSNALNGLQLENRSGKVTKIVAAVDATLPVIKKAVAAGADLLVVHHGMFWTGLQTWTGPVFQKIQTALDAGLAVYSCHLPLDFHPTLGNDAVLARALGFEPCGTFMKTKGTENGAKIETEISRDELVQRLATATGARVHLCPGGPATCRKIGIMTGGAGSEVATVAKAGIDTFITGEGPHWSYTLAEEIGINLIYGGHYATETFGVKALSAHIESKFGIPWEFVDHPTGL from the coding sequence ATGAATCTCCCCGACCTCGTCTCCCATCTCGACACCGAACTACGCATCGCGGAGATCCCCGACTATTCCAACGCCCTCAACGGCCTCCAGCTCGAAAACCGCTCCGGCAAGGTCACCAAGATCGTCGCTGCGGTGGATGCCACCTTGCCCGTCATCAAGAAAGCCGTCGCAGCAGGTGCCGACCTCCTCGTCGTCCACCACGGCATGTTCTGGACCGGCCTCCAAACCTGGACCGGCCCCGTCTTCCAAAAAATCCAGACCGCCCTCGATGCCGGCCTCGCCGTCTATAGCTGCCACCTCCCGCTCGACTTCCACCCCACCCTCGGCAACGACGCCGTCCTCGCCCGTGCCCTAGGCTTCGAACCCTGCGGCACCTTCATGAAAACCAAGGGCACCGAAAACGGCGCCAAGATCGAGACCGAAATCAGCCGCGATGAGCTCGTGCAGCGCCTCGCCACCGCCACCGGTGCCCGCGTCCACCTCTGCCCCGGCGGCCCCGCCACCTGCCGCAAAATCGGCATCATGACCGGCGGCGCAGGCTCCGAAGTCGCCACCGTCGCCAAGGCCGGCATCGACACCTTCATCACCGGCGAAGGCCCCCACTGGAGCTACACCCTCGCCGAGGAGATCGGCATCAATCTCATCTACGGCGGCCACTACGCCACCGAGACCTTCGGCGTTAAAGCCCTCTCCGCCCACATCGAATCCAAATTCGGCATCCCCTGGGAATTTGTGGATCATCCGACCGGTTTGTGA
- the hemL gene encoding glutamate-1-semialdehyde 2,1-aminomutase: MPNGPLSTKLFDLAKQYIPGGVNSPVRAFRNVGGDPFFVKRAKGCRIYDVDDRCMIDYVGTWGPAILGHAPIPVIEAIHTAAKEGVSFGIPNLYEVEMARTICEWVPSIQKVRMVSSGTEATMSAIRLARGFTGRERLVKFDGCYHGHSDSLLVAAGSGALTHGNPDSAGVPKSFAELTSVLPFNDEAALEELFEKQGHEIACVIVEPYPANAGLILPKPGFLQKLRDITAKHGALLIFDEVMTGFRLAKGGVQELEKITPDLTCLGKVIGGGLPVGAFGGRADVMDKLAPLGPVYQAGTLSGNPVALAAGLAQLRELEKKNGYALLENLGQIMEDAVLEVLKKKGLNYRWYRRGSMFCLFFTEKEVHSLQDAKTSDLAAFRKFFHHCLDNGVYFAPSQFETGFISMAHSRDDLEQTAEVAAAALAAL, encoded by the coding sequence ATGCCAAACGGACCCCTTTCCACCAAGCTTTTTGACCTCGCCAAGCAGTACATCCCCGGAGGAGTGAACTCTCCGGTGCGTGCCTTCCGCAATGTCGGCGGAGATCCGTTTTTCGTGAAGCGCGCCAAGGGCTGCCGCATCTACGATGTGGATGACCGCTGCATGATCGACTACGTGGGGACGTGGGGCCCAGCGATCCTAGGTCATGCGCCGATCCCGGTGATCGAGGCGATCCACACGGCGGCGAAGGAAGGTGTGAGCTTTGGCATCCCGAACTTGTATGAGGTGGAGATGGCGCGGACGATCTGTGAATGGGTGCCGAGCATCCAGAAGGTGCGCATGGTGAGCAGCGGCACGGAGGCGACGATGTCGGCGATCCGTCTGGCGCGCGGGTTTACCGGACGTGAGCGGCTGGTGAAGTTTGACGGCTGCTACCATGGGCACTCTGACAGCCTGCTGGTGGCGGCGGGCAGTGGAGCGCTGACGCATGGAAATCCGGACAGCGCCGGGGTGCCGAAGAGCTTTGCGGAGCTGACAAGCGTGCTGCCTTTCAATGATGAGGCGGCGCTGGAGGAGCTGTTTGAGAAACAGGGGCACGAGATCGCGTGTGTGATCGTGGAGCCGTATCCGGCGAATGCGGGGCTGATCCTGCCGAAGCCAGGATTTCTGCAGAAGCTGCGGGACATCACGGCCAAGCATGGGGCGCTGCTGATCTTTGACGAAGTGATGACGGGCTTCCGCCTGGCGAAAGGCGGGGTGCAGGAGCTGGAGAAGATCACGCCGGACCTGACGTGCCTGGGCAAGGTGATCGGCGGCGGTCTGCCAGTGGGTGCCTTTGGCGGGCGTGCTGATGTGATGGACAAGCTGGCTCCTCTGGGGCCGGTGTATCAGGCGGGCACGCTGAGCGGGAACCCCGTGGCGCTGGCCGCCGGGCTGGCACAACTGCGCGAGCTGGAGAAGAAGAACGGCTATGCGCTGCTGGAGAATCTGGGGCAGATCATGGAGGATGCGGTGCTGGAGGTGCTGAAGAAGAAGGGGCTAAACTACCGGTGGTACCGCCGGGGCAGCATGTTCTGCCTGTTCTTCACGGAGAAGGAAGTGCACAGCCTGCAGGATGCGAAGACGAGCGACCTGGCTGCCTTCAGGAAGTTCTTCCACCACTGCCTGGACAACGGGGTGTACTTTGCGCCGAGCCAGTTTGAGACGGGATTCATCAGCATGGCGCACAGCCGGGATGACCTGGAGCAGACGGCAGAAGTGGCGGCTGCGGCACTGGCGGCGCTGTAA